The proteins below come from a single Flavobacterium lindanitolerans genomic window:
- a CDS encoding DoxX family membrane protein, which yields MKIIKTILCVLFGLMFINAGLDKFFHYMPMPEIKPEEMKIYEAFGAIVWLMPLIACIELLGGLLFIFPKTRALGAIVILPITVGIILHNAVLMPTTTGLSISGVLFLINLWMIADNWHKYKPLFTE from the coding sequence ATGAAAATAATCAAAACCATTCTTTGTGTTCTTTTTGGGCTGATGTTTATCAATGCCGGCCTGGATAAATTTTTTCATTATATGCCAATGCCTGAAATAAAACCCGAAGAAATGAAAATTTATGAAGCTTTTGGAGCTATTGTTTGGCTTATGCCTTTAATTGCTTGTATTGAATTGCTGGGTGGATTATTATTTATCTTTCCAAAAACAAGAGCCTTAGGCGCAATCGTTATTCTTCCAATAACTGTTGGAATCATATTGCATAATGCAGTATTGATGCCTACAACCACTGGTCTTAGTATTTCCGGAGTACTTTTTCTGATCAATCTCTGGATGATTGCAGATAATTGGCACAAATACAAACCCCTATTTACTGAATAA
- a CDS encoding helix-turn-helix domain-containing protein has product MIKLNLQPIFKMKGITKPVKYLIERGHSGSYANAVVNDKPLSIPFKKLEKFCIDFNCTPNDLFDFVPEKNQKLPGNHALYTISKGDAIGEIHKILNELPVSKIQELYGILKNTE; this is encoded by the coding sequence ATGATAAAATTAAATTTACAGCCTATTTTTAAGATGAAAGGAATTACCAAACCAGTAAAATATCTTATCGAAAGAGGCCATTCCGGAAGTTATGCCAATGCAGTAGTGAATGACAAACCGTTGTCAATTCCTTTTAAAAAATTAGAAAAATTCTGTATTGATTTTAATTGTACACCTAACGATCTATTTGATTTTGTTCCTGAAAAGAACCAAAAACTTCCTGGTAATCATGCACTTTATACGATTTCGAAAGGTGATGCCATAGGAGAAATCCATAAAATATTAAACGAATTGCCAGTTTCTAAAATTCAGGAGCTGTATGGTATACTCAAAAACACAGAATAA
- a CDS encoding Tex family protein, translating into MTNLEFISKQVTAPVKNIENTLQLLSEDCTIPFISRYRKDKTGNLDEVIIEQIAKLNKEFETIVKRKEAILKSIEEQNSLTPELEKKIRQSFDLNDLEDLYLPFKKKKKTRADVAREKGLEPLAKIIMAQNNDDIDFVASKYINDKVENEDEALQGARDIIAEWINENIYIRKNLRRIYQRKSAIVTKAVKLKFENESSQEAEQIKQKAKKFEQYFDWSENLMKAPSHRLLAMLRAENEGFIKLKIEIENEEAIEMMEESIIKNKKETAVHLKKAIEDSYKRLLSPAISNETLQEAKAKADITAIQVFAGNLGQLLLAPPLGEKRILAIDPGFRSGCKVVCLDEKGDLLYNETIFPHAPQNETAIAMKKIRSMVNAYKIDAISIGNGTASRETEFFIKKIAFDKPIQVFVVSEAGASVYSASKIARDEFPNYDVTVRGAVSIGRRLSDPLAELVKIEPKSIGVGQYQHDVDQSQLKEELDTVVMRCVNSVGININTASKSLLSYVSGIGEKMAENIVAYRSENGAFEERKQLKKVPRLGEKAYQQAAAFIRISNAKNPLDNSAVHPEAYGIVEKMAKDLKISLNELIANKEKIGQIPLEKYVTEDVGLLGLKDIVKELEKPGLDPRKAAKVFEFDPNVKTIDNLRTGMVLPGIVNNITNFGCFVDIGIKESGLVHISQLKEGYVSDVNEVVKLHQQVQVKVVEVDESRKRIQLTMIL; encoded by the coding sequence ATGACCAATTTAGAATTCATTTCAAAACAAGTTACTGCGCCGGTAAAAAATATAGAAAACACATTACAGCTTTTAAGCGAAGATTGCACCATACCGTTTATTTCAAGATACAGAAAAGACAAGACAGGCAATCTTGATGAGGTTATAATAGAACAGATTGCCAAATTGAACAAGGAATTTGAAACCATTGTTAAAAGAAAAGAAGCCATTCTTAAATCTATAGAAGAGCAAAATTCATTAACTCCGGAATTGGAAAAAAAAATCAGGCAAAGTTTTGATTTAAACGATCTGGAGGATTTATACCTGCCTTTTAAGAAAAAGAAAAAAACAAGAGCCGATGTAGCCCGTGAAAAAGGATTGGAACCTTTGGCCAAGATTATTATGGCACAAAATAATGATGATATTGATTTTGTAGCTTCGAAATATATCAATGATAAGGTTGAAAATGAAGATGAGGCACTCCAGGGGGCAAGAGATATTATAGCAGAATGGATTAATGAAAATATTTACATCAGGAAAAATCTTAGACGCATTTATCAGCGAAAATCAGCAATAGTAACCAAAGCCGTCAAGCTGAAATTTGAAAACGAATCGAGTCAGGAAGCAGAACAGATTAAACAAAAAGCTAAAAAATTCGAACAGTATTTTGATTGGTCAGAAAATTTGATGAAAGCACCTTCTCACCGTCTTTTGGCAATGTTACGTGCCGAAAATGAAGGATTTATAAAACTAAAAATTGAAATTGAAAACGAAGAAGCCATCGAAATGATGGAAGAGTCTATTATCAAAAATAAGAAAGAAACAGCTGTACATCTCAAGAAGGCTATTGAAGATAGTTACAAGCGTTTATTATCTCCGGCAATTTCAAATGAAACACTGCAGGAAGCAAAAGCAAAAGCAGATATTACGGCAATTCAGGTTTTTGCCGGTAATTTAGGACAGTTGCTTTTGGCACCGCCTTTGGGAGAAAAAAGAATTTTGGCTATTGATCCGGGCTTTAGAAGTGGATGTAAAGTGGTTTGCCTTGATGAAAAAGGCGATTTGCTATATAACGAAACGATTTTTCCTCATGCGCCTCAAAATGAAACAGCTATCGCTATGAAAAAAATCCGTTCCATGGTAAATGCATATAAAATTGATGCCATTTCAATTGGAAACGGAACCGCTTCACGCGAAACCGAATTTTTCATTAAAAAGATAGCCTTTGACAAGCCTATACAGGTATTTGTTGTTAGCGAAGCAGGAGCTTCTGTATATTCTGCCTCAAAAATTGCACGAGACGAATTTCCAAATTATGATGTGACGGTTCGTGGTGCAGTTTCAATTGGAAGAAGATTGTCTGATCCTTTGGCTGAGTTGGTAAAAATTGAACCAAAATCAATAGGAGTAGGGCAGTACCAGCACGATGTTGACCAATCTCAATTGAAAGAGGAATTGGATACGGTGGTCATGCGTTGCGTGAATTCTGTAGGTATCAATATTAACACGGCAAGTAAATCTTTATTGAGCTATGTTTCCGGAATAGGAGAAAAGATGGCTGAAAATATTGTAGCCTATCGTTCAGAAAATGGTGCATTTGAAGAAAGAAAACAATTAAAAAAAGTGCCAAGGCTGGGAGAAAAGGCCTACCAGCAAGCAGCAGCCTTCATTAGGATTTCAAACGCTAAAAACCCGTTAGACAATTCTGCCGTACATCCGGAAGCCTATGGTATAGTTGAAAAAATGGCAAAAGATTTGAAAATATCGCTAAATGAGCTGATTGCCAATAAGGAAAAGATAGGACAGATACCGTTAGAAAAATACGTTACTGAAGATGTGGGATTATTAGGTTTGAAAGATATAGTCAAAGAATTGGAAAAACCGGGTCTGGATCCAAGAAAAGCAGCCAAGGTTTTTGAATTCGACCCGAATGTAAAAACAATTGATAATCTGAGAACCGGAATGGTATTGCCGGGAATCGTAAATAACATTACTAATTTTGGATGTTTTGTTGATATCGGAATCAAGGAAAGTGGCCTTGTTCATATTTCACAATTAAAAGAAGGTTATGTTTCTGACGTAAATGAAGTGGTTAAATTACACCAGCAAGTACAGGTGAAAGTAGTGGAAGTAGATGAAAGCCGTAAAAGGATTCAGCTCACCATGATTTTATAA
- a CDS encoding DUF6909 family protein, translating into MKETKNISRSRAQESSAAIEKLYITMRHLFNRGFYKPMGVSGDTLREALLQLRPEIYGTIAEEKVELSGLLYVIERLPVGIEECRFINLTSDEGYSKSHFKAIVPPKRKRNCYRIDSEQMNVEITRGRSDIYDILTHLTFIFIESHKIKDRVLLDENTKEMTRDWEKLEQIVVQNKKLTLIEKEIAISHASIILGRSFEEILDIYEAFGTEEKPDRFLHVIYWLGKLAIEEVIFNNKRTITFSPILRERLGHHIHGEIWANNIKEVLKQNELLDRPIHIISANMHSVMNSIFATHTLKTKFKDKTDFFVYEELSKPGANDLRNKVEEFALKYGMISLPDTSGTNIDVQIFDTAKIDWAKSAFPKAKIGAHAPVIIVMDYAFGEQAYETIDELLKPYKDGKNKYFLNVESVSIMGKAGILEGGKGDIMIPSAHINEGTGDNYPFENQLTAEMFEGNGIPVYAGPMVSVLGTSLQNKDLLKFFHESTWGVIGLEMEGAYYQKAIQSASKIRKSINPDVQVRYAYYASDNPLETGSTLASGGLGTTGVKPTYLITIKILEQIFNIKTN; encoded by the coding sequence ATGAAAGAAACTAAAAATATATCACGATCAAGAGCCCAGGAGTCTTCTGCGGCTATTGAAAAGCTATACATCACTATGCGCCATTTGTTTAATAGAGGATTCTATAAGCCAATGGGTGTTTCGGGTGATACATTGAGGGAGGCATTATTGCAATTAAGACCGGAAATCTACGGAACGATTGCAGAAGAAAAAGTAGAATTAAGCGGACTTTTGTACGTAATTGAAAGGCTTCCTGTTGGAATAGAAGAATGCCGTTTTATCAATCTTACATCAGATGAAGGCTATTCAAAATCACATTTCAAGGCAATTGTTCCTCCAAAAAGAAAGAGAAACTGCTACAGGATTGATAGCGAACAAATGAATGTTGAAATTACAAGAGGACGTTCTGATATTTATGATATCCTGACGCACCTTACCTTTATTTTTATTGAATCGCATAAAATCAAGGATAGAGTTCTTTTGGATGAAAACACTAAGGAAATGACCCGAGATTGGGAAAAGCTGGAGCAGATTGTGGTTCAGAATAAAAAGCTTACCCTGATTGAAAAAGAAATAGCGATTTCGCATGCTTCTATTATTCTGGGACGTTCTTTTGAAGAGATACTGGACATTTATGAAGCTTTTGGAACGGAAGAAAAACCGGATCGTTTCCTTCATGTGATTTACTGGTTAGGAAAATTAGCTATTGAAGAGGTAATATTCAATAACAAGAGAACCATAACCTTCAGTCCTATACTCAGAGAGCGTTTAGGACACCATATCCACGGAGAAATTTGGGCGAATAATATCAAAGAAGTATTAAAGCAAAACGAATTGCTTGACAGACCGATTCATATTATCAGTGCGAATATGCATAGTGTTATGAATTCTATTTTTGCCACGCATACGCTTAAGACTAAATTTAAGGACAAAACTGACTTCTTTGTTTATGAAGAACTAAGTAAGCCGGGTGCTAATGACCTACGAAATAAAGTAGAAGAATTTGCCTTGAAATATGGCATGATTTCGTTACCGGATACTTCAGGTACCAACATCGATGTACAGATTTTTGATACGGCCAAAATAGATTGGGCAAAATCAGCATTCCCGAAAGCGAAAATAGGGGCGCACGCTCCGGTTATTATCGTAATGGATTATGCCTTTGGTGAACAGGCCTATGAAACTATTGATGAGCTTTTAAAGCCATATAAAGATGGTAAGAACAAATATTTTCTGAATGTAGAATCGGTTTCCATCATGGGGAAAGCCGGAATCCTGGAAGGAGGAAAAGGAGATATCATGATTCCGTCTGCCCATATCAACGAAGGAACTGGCGATAATTATCCTTTTGAAAACCAGCTGACAGCCGAAATGTTTGAAGGAAACGGAATTCCGGTATATGCCGGACCTATGGTTTCTGTATTGGGAACATCGCTTCAAAACAAAGATTTGCTGAAGTTTTTCCACGAATCAACATGGGGTGTCATTGGTCTTGAAATGGAAGGAGCTTACTATCAGAAAGCAATACAATCGGCTTCAAAAATCAGAAAAAGTATCAACCCTGACGTTCAGGTGAGATATGCTTACTATGCGTCAGATAACCCATTAGAAACAGGAAGCACGCTGGCTTCAGGAGGTTTAGGAACAACAGGAGTAAAACCAACATACTTAATTACGATTAAAATATTAGAACAAATTTTTAACATAAAAACAAACTAA
- the rpiB gene encoding ribose 5-phosphate isomerase B — protein MKISIGNDHAGPEYKKAIVDMLKAKGYEVTNYGTDTTDSVDYPDFGHPVALDVENGKADFGIVICGSGNGINMTVNKHQGIRSALCWTKEIAALARQHNNANIISIPARFTAIHQAVEMVETFLNTDFEGGRHQNRVNKIACS, from the coding sequence ATGAAAATTTCAATAGGGAATGATCACGCCGGACCAGAATATAAAAAGGCAATTGTTGATATGCTAAAAGCTAAAGGATATGAAGTCACCAATTATGGAACAGATACTACAGATAGTGTAGATTATCCTGATTTTGGACATCCGGTAGCTTTGGATGTTGAAAACGGCAAGGCAGATTTCGGAATTGTAATTTGTGGCAGCGGAAACGGAATTAATATGACTGTTAATAAGCATCAGGGAATTCGTAGTGCCTTATGCTGGACCAAAGAAATCGCCGCATTGGCAAGACAGCACAATAATGCCAATATTATCAGTATCCCGGCGAGATTTACAGCGATTCATCAAGCCGTAGAAATGGTAGAAACATTTTTAAATACCGATTTTGAAGGCGGAAGGCACCAAAATCGTGTGAATAAGATAGCCTGTAGCTAA
- a CDS encoding GH3 auxin-responsive promoter family protein, translated as MSIKAFFAKKFAKKIYDKTQKWARNPVETQERVFKNLIQQAKDTQFGKDHNFSGILSYSDFAKNVPIRDYEGLKTYIEKVKKGEENVLWKGKPIYFAKTSGTTSGAKYIPLTKESMPFHIQAARNAILHYIHETGNASFVSGKMIFLQGSPVLEEKNGIKLGRLSGIVAHFVPKYLQKNRMPSWETNCIEDWETKVDAIVEETFDKNMTVISGIPSWVQMYFEKLKKKGEKPVGEIFRNFSLFIYGGVNYEPYRAKFENLIGRKVDSIELFPASEGFFAYQDSQKEKGMLLLLDAGIFYEFVKADEFFAENPKRYTIGEVEMGINYVLIISTNAGLWGYNIGDTVQFTSLKPYRVVVSGRIKHYISAFGEHVIGKEVEEALREAMQNTAVRVNEFTVAPQITPKDGLPYHEWFIEFENEPEDIAAFSLRIDDAMRKQNVYYDDLIAGNVLQKLVVTKVSKNGFQEYMKSIGKLGGQNKIPRLSNDRTIADKLK; from the coding sequence ATGTCAATAAAAGCTTTTTTTGCTAAAAAATTCGCCAAAAAAATTTATGACAAGACTCAAAAATGGGCCAGGAATCCTGTTGAAACTCAGGAACGGGTTTTTAAAAACCTCATTCAGCAGGCAAAAGACACCCAATTTGGTAAAGATCATAATTTTAGTGGCATACTTTCATATTCAGATTTTGCAAAAAATGTCCCGATACGTGATTATGAAGGTCTGAAAACTTATATCGAAAAGGTTAAAAAAGGAGAAGAGAATGTTTTGTGGAAAGGGAAGCCTATATACTTTGCGAAAACTTCCGGAACAACTTCCGGAGCCAAATATATCCCATTGACAAAAGAGTCTATGCCGTTTCATATCCAGGCGGCACGAAATGCAATCCTTCACTACATTCATGAAACCGGAAATGCTTCTTTTGTTTCCGGAAAGATGATTTTTTTACAGGGAAGTCCTGTTTTGGAAGAAAAAAACGGAATCAAGTTAGGACGTCTGTCAGGAATTGTAGCCCATTTTGTTCCTAAATACCTTCAAAAAAACCGAATGCCGAGTTGGGAAACCAATTGTATAGAAGATTGGGAAACCAAAGTAGATGCCATAGTTGAAGAAACGTTTGACAAGAATATGACGGTGATTTCCGGAATTCCGTCATGGGTACAGATGTACTTTGAAAAGTTGAAGAAGAAAGGAGAGAAGCCGGTTGGTGAAATTTTCAGGAATTTCAGTCTTTTTATCTATGGAGGCGTTAATTATGAGCCCTATCGTGCCAAGTTTGAAAACCTGATTGGAAGAAAAGTGGATAGCATTGAACTTTTTCCAGCCTCGGAAGGTTTTTTTGCCTATCAGGATTCCCAAAAGGAAAAAGGAATGTTACTGCTTTTAGATGCAGGGATTTTTTATGAGTTTGTAAAAGCAGACGAATTTTTTGCAGAAAATCCGAAAAGATATACCATTGGCGAAGTAGAAATGGGAATCAATTATGTGCTGATTATTTCTACAAATGCCGGACTTTGGGGCTATAACATAGGCGATACGGTACAATTCACTTCATTAAAACCTTATCGTGTTGTCGTTTCCGGTAGGATTAAGCATTATATATCCGCTTTTGGAGAGCATGTTATAGGAAAAGAAGTGGAAGAAGCACTCAGGGAAGCGATGCAAAATACGGCTGTACGCGTGAACGAATTTACCGTAGCACCACAGATTACGCCAAAAGACGGATTGCCTTATCATGAATGGTTTATTGAGTTTGAAAATGAGCCGGAAGATATTGCCGCCTTTTCACTTCGGATAGATGATGCCATGAGAAAACAAAATGTGTATTATGATGATCTGATTGCAGGCAACGTATTGCAAAAGCTGGTCGTAACTAAGGTTTCAAAAAATGGTTTTCAGGAATACATGAAATCCATAGGAAAACTGGGCGGACAGAATAAAATTCCGAGGTTGAGCAATGATAGAACTATTGCTGACAAGTTAAAATAG
- a CDS encoding carboxypeptidase-like regulatory domain-containing protein: MRLTTILFLFFTVNVAAQTKGVVKDSLTGNPIAYVSIWVENENIGTTSEENGEYQIGTNDKNKNLIFSALGYQKKTVKVSESQIVLLSPSTFELDEVTINNKKEKKQLEIGKTKNTIAEAFDNGPRMDAKFFPYYQEYKKTRWIQKAIILTDSRIDDATIKLHLYDVDENGFPGNELLSKDYIITIKKGVTKNEIDLSDFNLEMPKTGIFVVFEKLLIKKNRVEKTIKNFNTNTTKIQTTYAPLVLYNAVERDFLYSFSGGRWLKRTREEMNPFSVSKTIYEPSVTLILTN; the protein is encoded by the coding sequence ATGAGACTTACTACGATATTATTTTTATTTTTTACAGTAAATGTTGCCGCCCAAACCAAAGGTGTTGTTAAGGACAGCCTGACTGGAAATCCTATTGCTTATGTAAGTATTTGGGTTGAGAATGAAAATATAGGTACTACTTCCGAAGAAAATGGTGAATACCAGATTGGCACCAATGACAAGAATAAAAACCTTATTTTTTCGGCATTGGGATACCAGAAAAAAACCGTTAAGGTTTCGGAATCACAGATAGTCCTGCTTTCACCTTCGACTTTTGAATTGGATGAGGTAACAATTAACAATAAAAAAGAAAAGAAACAGTTGGAAATAGGCAAGACCAAAAACACCATTGCCGAAGCTTTTGACAACGGACCAAGGATGGATGCCAAATTTTTCCCATATTATCAGGAATACAAAAAAACACGCTGGATTCAAAAGGCAATTATTTTAACTGACAGCAGGATTGATGATGCAACCATCAAGCTACATCTTTATGATGTTGATGAAAATGGATTTCCAGGTAACGAGTTGTTGTCTAAAGACTATATCATTACAATCAAAAAAGGCGTGACTAAAAATGAAATTGACCTATCGGATTTTAATTTAGAAATGCCCAAAACCGGAATTTTTGTGGTTTTTGAAAAATTGCTGATTAAGAAAAACAGGGTAGAAAAAACGATTAAAAATTTCAATACCAATACAACAAAAATCCAGACTACTTATGCTCCGTTAGTGCTTTATAATGCAGTAGAAAGAGATTTTTTATATAGTTTTTCCGGTGGGAGATGGTTGAAAAGAACGAGAGAAGAAATGAACCCGTTTTCGGTTTCTAAAACAATATATGAGCCTTCCGTAACATTAATACTTACTAATTGA
- a CDS encoding carboxypeptidase-like regulatory domain-containing protein, translated as MKIKAALFFFLFSFSLFSQVKGVVKDERGNPIPFVSIMVQNEEGGTSSEEDGSFSITVDAAKNLIFSAVGFETKIIKAAEAKNVELDKKEIELNEVVISSAKKQKEKEIGSFGRGGIRYYSQQTTAKYFPYSEEAKNYPFLKEITIYTSSKIDNAKVNLRLLNVKSDGSPGEDMLEDNHIVEVKKGGKNTTVNMEKNNIEIPNNGFFVVIEHLRINENKFKKKGPQYKDITGNKKRMNVETYEPFFGFLPSEENTCWYFNGKWTQNGLHKMQNPKSYSNLLMRKYHDKYLEIAMSITLTN; from the coding sequence ATGAAAATTAAAGCGGCATTATTTTTCTTCTTATTCAGTTTTTCTCTCTTTTCACAGGTCAAAGGTGTTGTTAAGGACGAAAGAGGAAATCCTATCCCTTTTGTAAGCATTATGGTCCAAAACGAGGAAGGCGGAACTTCGTCTGAGGAGGATGGAAGTTTTTCTATTACGGTTGATGCTGCCAAAAACCTGATTTTTTCTGCAGTAGGATTCGAAACCAAAATTATTAAGGCAGCAGAAGCAAAAAATGTGGAGTTGGATAAAAAGGAAATCGAATTGAATGAAGTAGTTATTAGTTCTGCAAAAAAGCAAAAAGAAAAAGAAATTGGCAGTTTTGGCCGGGGAGGTATACGTTATTACAGCCAGCAAACAACGGCTAAGTATTTTCCTTATTCTGAAGAAGCAAAAAATTATCCCTTTTTAAAAGAAATTACCATATACACAAGCAGTAAGATTGACAACGCTAAAGTCAATCTGCGCCTTTTAAATGTAAAATCGGATGGGTCACCTGGAGAAGATATGTTAGAAGACAATCATATTGTTGAGGTTAAAAAAGGCGGCAAGAATACGACAGTCAATATGGAGAAAAATAATATTGAAATCCCAAATAATGGGTTCTTTGTAGTTATTGAGCATTTAAGAATCAACGAAAATAAATTCAAAAAGAAAGGTCCGCAGTATAAGGACATAACCGGAAACAAAAAAAGGATGAATGTTGAAACCTATGAGCCGTTTTTTGGATTTTTGCCTTCAGAAGAAAATACCTGTTGGTATTTCAATGGAAAATGGACACAGAACGGATTACACAAAATGCAAAATCCTAAAAGCTATAGCAATTTGTTGATGAGAAAATACCATGACAAGTATTTAGAGATAGCAATGAGCATTACGCTTACCAACTAA
- a CDS encoding Sec-independent protein translocase subunit TatA/TatB, with product MGKLGLTEILVIVAIILLLFGGKKIPELMKGLGSGIKEFKNAAKDDQPAASKKEEDTKI from the coding sequence ATGGGAAAATTAGGTTTAACCGAAATACTTGTAATCGTTGCGATTATCTTATTACTTTTTGGAGGTAAAAAAATTCCAGAATTGATGAAAGGATTGGGTTCGGGTATAAAAGAATTCAAGAATGCTGCTAAAGATGATCAACCGGCTGCATCTAAAAAAGAAGAAGATACAAAAATTTAA
- a CDS encoding M23 family metallopeptidase yields MSGKRLKRQILKKKLFTKNRLVILNEETFEEIFSLKLNLMNVFVVLTGGAIFLIAITTYIIAFTPLREYIPGYASTKLKREATELALKSDSLEKAIKMNNAYIESIKKVLAGDVEVAKLSKDSIMAAEQTAASEVNFKPSKQDSILREKVAQEDKYNLFDKAQTKVNLVLFPPVTGHITDKYDPKNKHFAVDVAVPKNTPIKSVANGTVIFADWTPSTGYVIIIRHGEGIMSVYKHAASLTKTQGDVVRTGEVIAMAGSTGQESTGVHLHFELWKDGFAIDPTNFIEFE; encoded by the coding sequence ATGTCAGGTAAGCGACTCAAAAGACAGATTTTAAAGAAAAAACTCTTCACAAAAAACCGGTTGGTTATTTTGAATGAAGAAACTTTTGAAGAAATTTTTTCCCTGAAACTCAATCTGATGAATGTATTTGTAGTGCTGACAGGTGGAGCTATTTTCCTGATTGCGATTACAACCTACATTATTGCATTTACACCACTTCGTGAATACATTCCGGGCTATGCATCTACCAAATTAAAAAGGGAAGCCACAGAACTGGCCTTAAAATCGGATTCGCTGGAGAAGGCTATCAAAATGAATAATGCCTATATTGAATCGATTAAAAAAGTACTTGCAGGCGATGTGGAAGTGGCCAAACTAAGCAAAGATTCTATTATGGCAGCGGAGCAGACAGCTGCTTCAGAAGTAAATTTCAAGCCGTCAAAACAGGATTCCATTTTAAGGGAAAAAGTAGCCCAGGAAGACAAATACAATCTTTTTGACAAGGCGCAGACCAAAGTAAACCTGGTATTATTTCCACCGGTTACCGGTCATATAACCGATAAATATGATCCAAAAAACAAACATTTTGCTGTTGATGTTGCTGTTCCGAAAAATACACCTATAAAATCAGTAGCAAACGGAACCGTAATTTTTGCCGATTGGACCCCGAGTACAGGTTATGTAATTATCATAAGGCATGGAGAAGGAATCATGTCGGTTTATAAACATGCAGCATCACTAACAAAAACACAAGGAGATGTTGTCAGAACAGGTGAAGTAATAGCCATGGCAGGTTCCACAGGTCAGGAATCTACAGGAGTTCATCTGCATTTTGAATTATGGAAAGATGGATTTGCCATTGATCCGACCAACTTTATAGAATTTGAATAA